One window from the genome of Salvia miltiorrhiza cultivar Shanhuang (shh) chromosome 7, IMPLAD_Smil_shh, whole genome shotgun sequence encodes:
- the LOC130993379 gene encoding uncharacterized protein LOC130993379 isoform X1 yields MSAEAGLMFPYFQNFSLEVQQFDDFCCSQRPNSSLGIPSSLMQTSTISDYNLGGEGDLFKAPEPVIREPLMGVDPMTAAISMISCGEDVISPQSLTVSDIESSIESGQLLSEVFYECRKDLLAQQGNEMPLFEALSIKIPPLQIDENFAVDEKLLAEGALQKSISSSCLGSMDSVHEAPLRPRFLDFPVLDFGAFNGMRRAFSEGDIKTLGNDGNISLEQSPMVQPRTISSCPSEDRREKLSRYWNKKSKRNFGRKIKVGFLSFFNYQSIISPNYISLASSYSVKKLQMGAAQDKLITRFVSVCL; encoded by the exons ATGTCTGCAGAAGCTGGGCTTATGTTCCCGTACTTCCAGAACTTCTCTCTAGAAGTTCAGCAGTTTGATGACTTTTGCTGCTCACAAAGGCCTAATTCGTCCTTG GGTATACCAAGCAGCCTCATGCAAACATCCACCATATCAGATTACAACCTTGGGGGAGAAGGTGATCTGTTCAAGGCACCTGAACCAGTGATCAGAGAACCATTAATGGGTGTGGATCCAATGACGGCTGCTATCTCAATGATCTCTTGTGGAGAAGACGTGATCTCACCCCAGTCGCTAACAGTGTCTGATATTGAATCGTCTATTGAGAGTGGACAGCTCCTCAGTGAGGTTTTCTATGAATGTAGAAAGGATCTTTTGGCACAGCAAGGGAATGAGATGCCGCTCTTTGAAGCCCTGAGTATCAAGATTCCGCCTCTACAGATAGATGAAAACTTTGCCGTTGATGAGAAGCTGCTTGCTGAGGGCGCACTCCAGAAAAGTATCAGCTCGAGTTGTCTAGGGTCTATGGACAGTGTGCATGAGGCTCCACTGAGACCAAGATTTCTCGATTTTCCAGTTTTGGACTTTGGAGCTTTTAATGGGATGCGAAGAGCTTTTAGTGAAGGAGACATTAAG ACTCTTGGCAATGATGGTAACATAAGTCTCGAGCAGTCCCCGATGGTGCAACCTAGGACGATCAGCAGCTGCCCTTCCGAAGACCGCAGGGAGAAGCTCTCCAGATACTGGAATAAGAAGTCCAAGAGAAATTTTGGAAGAAAAATCAAGGTgggatttctatctttcttcaatTACCAAAGTATAATATCTCCAAATTACATCTCACTCGCATCATCATATTCTGTCAAGAAACTGCAAATGGGAGCAGCACAAGACAAACTAATAACGCGATTTGTTTCAGTATGCTTGTAG
- the LOC130993379 gene encoding uncharacterized protein LOC130993379 isoform X2, which translates to MSAEAGLMFPYFQNFSLEVQQFDDFCCSQRPNSSLGIPSSLMQTSTISDYNLGGEGDLFKAPEPVIREPLMGVDPMTAAISMISCGEDVISPQSLTVSDIESSIESGQLLSEVFYECRKDLLAQQGNEMPLFEALSIKIPPLQIDENFAVDEKLLAEGALQKSISSSCLGSMDSVHEAPLRPRFLDFPVLDFGAFNGMRRAFSEGDIKTLGNDGNISLEQSPMVQPRTISSCPSEDRREKLSRYWNKKSKRNFGRKIKYACRKALADSQPRIRGRFAKTEEMDSSKMQ; encoded by the exons ATGTCTGCAGAAGCTGGGCTTATGTTCCCGTACTTCCAGAACTTCTCTCTAGAAGTTCAGCAGTTTGATGACTTTTGCTGCTCACAAAGGCCTAATTCGTCCTTG GGTATACCAAGCAGCCTCATGCAAACATCCACCATATCAGATTACAACCTTGGGGGAGAAGGTGATCTGTTCAAGGCACCTGAACCAGTGATCAGAGAACCATTAATGGGTGTGGATCCAATGACGGCTGCTATCTCAATGATCTCTTGTGGAGAAGACGTGATCTCACCCCAGTCGCTAACAGTGTCTGATATTGAATCGTCTATTGAGAGTGGACAGCTCCTCAGTGAGGTTTTCTATGAATGTAGAAAGGATCTTTTGGCACAGCAAGGGAATGAGATGCCGCTCTTTGAAGCCCTGAGTATCAAGATTCCGCCTCTACAGATAGATGAAAACTTTGCCGTTGATGAGAAGCTGCTTGCTGAGGGCGCACTCCAGAAAAGTATCAGCTCGAGTTGTCTAGGGTCTATGGACAGTGTGCATGAGGCTCCACTGAGACCAAGATTTCTCGATTTTCCAGTTTTGGACTTTGGAGCTTTTAATGGGATGCGAAGAGCTTTTAGTGAAGGAGACATTAAG ACTCTTGGCAATGATGGTAACATAAGTCTCGAGCAGTCCCCGATGGTGCAACCTAGGACGATCAGCAGCTGCCCTTCCGAAGACCGCAGGGAGAAGCTCTCCAGATACTGGAATAAGAAGTCCAAGAGAAATTTTGGAAGAAAAATCAAG TATGCTTGTAGGAAAGCTCTGGCTGACAGCCAGCCAAGAATCCGTGGAAGATTTGCCAAGACGGAAGAAATGGATAGCTCTAAGATGCAGTAA
- the LOC130993379 gene encoding uncharacterized protein LOC130993379 isoform X3, whose amino-acid sequence MQTSTISDYNLGGEGDLFKAPEPVIREPLMGVDPMTAAISMISCGEDVISPQSLTVSDIESSIESGQLLSEVFYECRKDLLAQQGNEMPLFEALSIKIPPLQIDENFAVDEKLLAEGALQKSISSSCLGSMDSVHEAPLRPRFLDFPVLDFGAFNGMRRAFSEGDIKTLGNDGNISLEQSPMVQPRTISSCPSEDRREKLSRYWNKKSKRNFGRKIKVGFLSFFNYQSIISPNYISLASSYSVKKLQMGAAQDKLITRFVSVCL is encoded by the exons ATGCAAACATCCACCATATCAGATTACAACCTTGGGGGAGAAGGTGATCTGTTCAAGGCACCTGAACCAGTGATCAGAGAACCATTAATGGGTGTGGATCCAATGACGGCTGCTATCTCAATGATCTCTTGTGGAGAAGACGTGATCTCACCCCAGTCGCTAACAGTGTCTGATATTGAATCGTCTATTGAGAGTGGACAGCTCCTCAGTGAGGTTTTCTATGAATGTAGAAAGGATCTTTTGGCACAGCAAGGGAATGAGATGCCGCTCTTTGAAGCCCTGAGTATCAAGATTCCGCCTCTACAGATAGATGAAAACTTTGCCGTTGATGAGAAGCTGCTTGCTGAGGGCGCACTCCAGAAAAGTATCAGCTCGAGTTGTCTAGGGTCTATGGACAGTGTGCATGAGGCTCCACTGAGACCAAGATTTCTCGATTTTCCAGTTTTGGACTTTGGAGCTTTTAATGGGATGCGAAGAGCTTTTAGTGAAGGAGACATTAAG ACTCTTGGCAATGATGGTAACATAAGTCTCGAGCAGTCCCCGATGGTGCAACCTAGGACGATCAGCAGCTGCCCTTCCGAAGACCGCAGGGAGAAGCTCTCCAGATACTGGAATAAGAAGTCCAAGAGAAATTTTGGAAGAAAAATCAAGGTgggatttctatctttcttcaatTACCAAAGTATAATATCTCCAAATTACATCTCACTCGCATCATCATATTCTGTCAAGAAACTGCAAATGGGAGCAGCACAAGACAAACTAATAACGCGATTTGTTTCAGTATGCTTGTAG
- the LOC130993379 gene encoding uncharacterized protein LOC130993379 isoform X4 produces MQTSTISDYNLGGEGDLFKAPEPVIREPLMGVDPMTAAISMISCGEDVISPQSLTVSDIESSIESGQLLSEVFYECRKDLLAQQGNEMPLFEALSIKIPPLQIDENFAVDEKLLAEGALQKSISSSCLGSMDSVHEAPLRPRFLDFPVLDFGAFNGMRRAFSEGDIKTLGNDGNISLEQSPMVQPRTISSCPSEDRREKLSRYWNKKSKRNFGRKIKYACRKALADSQPRIRGRFAKTEEMDSSKMQ; encoded by the exons ATGCAAACATCCACCATATCAGATTACAACCTTGGGGGAGAAGGTGATCTGTTCAAGGCACCTGAACCAGTGATCAGAGAACCATTAATGGGTGTGGATCCAATGACGGCTGCTATCTCAATGATCTCTTGTGGAGAAGACGTGATCTCACCCCAGTCGCTAACAGTGTCTGATATTGAATCGTCTATTGAGAGTGGACAGCTCCTCAGTGAGGTTTTCTATGAATGTAGAAAGGATCTTTTGGCACAGCAAGGGAATGAGATGCCGCTCTTTGAAGCCCTGAGTATCAAGATTCCGCCTCTACAGATAGATGAAAACTTTGCCGTTGATGAGAAGCTGCTTGCTGAGGGCGCACTCCAGAAAAGTATCAGCTCGAGTTGTCTAGGGTCTATGGACAGTGTGCATGAGGCTCCACTGAGACCAAGATTTCTCGATTTTCCAGTTTTGGACTTTGGAGCTTTTAATGGGATGCGAAGAGCTTTTAGTGAAGGAGACATTAAG ACTCTTGGCAATGATGGTAACATAAGTCTCGAGCAGTCCCCGATGGTGCAACCTAGGACGATCAGCAGCTGCCCTTCCGAAGACCGCAGGGAGAAGCTCTCCAGATACTGGAATAAGAAGTCCAAGAGAAATTTTGGAAGAAAAATCAAG TATGCTTGTAGGAAAGCTCTGGCTGACAGCCAGCCAAGAATCCGTGGAAGATTTGCCAAGACGGAAGAAATGGATAGCTCTAAGATGCAGTAA